The following proteins are co-located in the Sandaracinaceae bacterium genome:
- a CDS encoding DUF2378 family protein has protein sequence MSRLAGSPFRPDDPILHEEDLSAVAEIIPPSYRLRGMLFSRLTRDLPPATWEGLAPSLREPPEGGRYVAFQSYPFADYHELLLACARVRFPALGRCEAVRRLARDDFTTFAESMIGRVSLRLIAGPRSALLRMPGIYEAMAAGEWQVKATELNAETVRIEFENFFGVWPYQLGQLEEVVKRLGGRPEIDAHRPHARALTLDVRHG, from the coding sequence ATGAGCCGCCTGGCAGGGAGCCCGTTTCGGCCGGACGATCCGATCCTGCACGAGGAGGACCTCTCCGCCGTCGCGGAGATCATCCCGCCGTCGTATCGCCTGCGGGGAATGCTCTTCTCTCGGCTCACCCGGGATCTGCCGCCGGCCACCTGGGAGGGCCTGGCCCCGTCCCTCCGCGAGCCGCCCGAGGGAGGGCGCTACGTCGCGTTCCAGAGCTACCCCTTCGCCGACTATCACGAGCTCCTGCTCGCCTGCGCCAGGGTCCGCTTCCCGGCGCTGGGGCGATGCGAGGCGGTGCGCCGGCTCGCGCGCGACGACTTCACGACCTTCGCGGAGTCGATGATCGGGCGCGTGAGCCTGCGGCTGATCGCCGGCCCGCGGAGCGCGCTGCTGCGCATGCCCGGCATCTACGAGGCGATGGCGGCCGGGGAGTGGCAGGTGAAGGCCACCGAGCTGAACGCGGAGACGGTGCGCATCGAGTTCGAGAACTTCTTCGGGGTGTGGCCCTATCAGCTCGGGCAGCTCGAGGAGGTCGTGAAGCGCCTCGGGGGTCGTCCCGAGATCGACGCGCACCGGCCGCACGCGAGGGCGCTCACGCTCGACGTCCGGCACGGCTGA
- a CDS encoding protein kinase codes for MERDRDPWLGQTLDGRYRLTRQLGEGGMGVVYEAEHLALGEVVLGHRLAVKILRSTALSLPGALERLEREAQAASAIGDPHIIDVRDFGRLHGGQAYVVMELLEGRALWDEVREGRLPWRRAAQVARHVALGLHAAHEAGIVHRDLKPENIVLVRRGGDPDFAKILDFGIAKLHGSAAKLTRAGEVVGTPQYMAPEQCLGLSVDRRADIYALGILLYEMLTGEVPFDGDDLRAICLGHIEGAVAPPSSLGVEVPEALEAMVMGCLAKAPEARVQSMDEVADALGALLGDAPSRTPRSITPISLAPAPSSAPPPAKPRSPWLVGAAVGLGVLACAAGVATALTLARPVESASAQPSPVVAPVESSFTLPSPAPDPVRAESPPAPATSRLVAEPPAQVYDGDALLGETPLTLPRPEEGARSFTLRRPGWADREIALSPRSRDEVVVLLERERPPNPRARPTRAAPSETPASETPASETTVAAAPESSPFMNPWER; via the coding sequence ATGGAGAGAGACCGAGACCCGTGGCTCGGCCAGACCCTGGATGGCCGATATCGACTGACCCGCCAGCTCGGCGAGGGCGGCATGGGGGTCGTGTACGAGGCGGAGCACCTCGCGCTGGGCGAGGTCGTGCTCGGCCACCGGCTCGCGGTGAAGATCCTCCGCTCCACCGCGCTGTCCTTGCCCGGCGCGCTCGAGCGACTGGAGCGCGAGGCCCAGGCGGCGTCGGCCATCGGCGATCCCCACATCATCGACGTGCGCGACTTCGGGCGCCTCCACGGCGGGCAGGCCTACGTCGTGATGGAGCTGCTCGAGGGCCGCGCGCTATGGGACGAGGTGCGGGAGGGGCGCCTCCCGTGGCGTCGCGCGGCGCAGGTGGCCCGGCACGTGGCGCTCGGCCTCCACGCCGCGCACGAGGCGGGCATCGTGCACCGGGACCTGAAGCCCGAGAACATCGTCCTGGTCCGCCGGGGCGGCGACCCGGACTTCGCGAAGATCCTCGACTTCGGGATCGCCAAGCTCCACGGCAGCGCGGCCAAGCTCACCCGCGCGGGCGAGGTGGTGGGCACGCCCCAGTACATGGCGCCCGAGCAGTGCCTGGGCCTCTCGGTCGATCGCCGCGCGGACATCTACGCGCTCGGCATCCTGCTCTACGAGATGCTGACCGGGGAGGTCCCCTTCGACGGCGACGATCTTCGCGCGATCTGCCTCGGCCACATCGAGGGCGCGGTCGCGCCGCCCTCCTCGCTCGGGGTCGAGGTCCCGGAGGCGCTCGAGGCGATGGTGATGGGCTGCCTGGCGAAGGCGCCGGAGGCCCGCGTCCAGTCGATGGACGAGGTCGCCGACGCGCTGGGCGCGCTGCTCGGGGACGCGCCCAGCCGCACGCCGCGCTCGATCACGCCGATCTCCCTGGCCCCCGCGCCCTCGAGCGCTCCGCCCCCCGCGAAGCCCCGGTCTCCTTGGCTCGTCGGTGCCGCGGTCGGCCTCGGCGTCCTGGCGTGCGCGGCGGGGGTGGCCACGGCGCTCACGCTGGCGCGCCCGGTCGAGTCGGCGTCCGCGCAGCCCTCGCCGGTCGTGGCCCCCGTCGAGAGCTCGTTCACCCTCCCGAGCCCCGCTCCGGATCCCGTTCGCGCCGAGTCGCCGCCCGCGCCCGCCACGTCGCGCCTCGTCGCGGAGCCGCCGGCCCAGGTCTATGACGGAGACGCGCTCCTGGGAGAGACCCCGCTGACGCTCCCGCGCCCCGAGGAAGGCGCGCGCTCGTTCACGCTCCGTCGCCCGGGCTGGGCGGACCGCGAGATCGCGCTCTCCCCGCGCTCCCGCGACGAGGTGGTGGTGTTGCTCGAGCGCGAGAGGCCTCCGAACCCGCGCGCCCGGCCGACGCGGGCGGCGCCCTCGGAGACGCCGGCCTCGGAGACGCCGGCCTCGGAAACCACGGTGGCCGCAGCTCCCGAGTCGAGCCCCTTCATGAACCCCTGGGAGCGCTGA
- a CDS encoding glutathione S-transferase N-terminal domain-containing protein, translated as MISLYTAATPNGWKASIALEELALPYETRPLDLMQGDQKDAAYLAINPNGRIPAIVDHDEDDFAVFESGAVLMYLAEKTGRLLPTEPKARSRVIQWLMFQMGGVGPMMGQANVFFRYTPEKIPYAIDRYQRESRRLFEVLDGQLAEREWLAGDYSIADIANYAWVHTYSWSGVSVEGLPHLKAWLERIRYRPAVQRGLAVPRKVELSEDDEEKFAEEARKILV; from the coding sequence ATGATCAGCCTCTACACGGCCGCCACTCCGAATGGCTGGAAGGCCTCGATCGCCCTCGAGGAGCTCGCGCTGCCGTACGAGACGCGCCCGCTCGACCTGATGCAGGGCGACCAGAAGGACGCCGCATACCTGGCGATCAACCCCAACGGGCGCATCCCCGCCATCGTCGATCACGACGAGGACGACTTCGCGGTCTTCGAGTCCGGCGCGGTCCTCATGTACCTCGCCGAGAAGACCGGCCGGCTGCTCCCGACCGAGCCCAAGGCGCGCTCCCGGGTGATCCAGTGGCTGATGTTCCAGATGGGCGGGGTCGGCCCGATGATGGGGCAAGCGAACGTGTTCTTCCGCTACACGCCGGAGAAGATCCCGTACGCCATCGATCGCTACCAGCGCGAGAGCCGCCGCCTGTTCGAGGTGCTCGACGGGCAGCTCGCCGAGCGCGAGTGGCTGGCCGGGGACTACTCCATCGCGGACATCGCCAACTACGCCTGGGTCCACACCTACAGCTGGAGCGGCGTCTCGGTGGAGGGGCTGCCCCACCTCAAGGCGTGGCTCGAGCGCATCCGCTACCGCCCCGCCGTCCAGCGCGGGCTCGCGGTCCCGCGCAAGGTGGAGCTGAGCGAAGACGACGAGGAGAAGTTCGCCGAGGAGGCGCGGAAGATCCTGGTTTAG
- a CDS encoding VTT domain-containing protein: MARRVGGVSEPEHETVVDETSRPRSQRWRTWLLVAFFVGTLVAAKATGLTDWLDVETVRTWMQSWGVWGFLGFLGIFAAGELMHVPGMVFVGAASIAYGQAWGIPAAYLGSLVSVAASFIVVRAIGGQPLGDVRKPWMRKVLGRLSDRPVRTVALLRLVLFLAPALNYGLAMSSVRFRDYMLGSALGLLLPIPAMVLLFDWLAAIFL, encoded by the coding sequence GTGGCAAGACGCGTCGGCGGGGTGAGCGAGCCAGAGCACGAGACCGTGGTCGACGAGACGTCGCGCCCGCGCAGCCAGCGCTGGCGCACGTGGCTCCTCGTGGCCTTCTTCGTGGGCACCCTCGTCGCGGCCAAGGCGACGGGGCTGACCGACTGGCTGGACGTGGAGACCGTCCGCACCTGGATGCAGTCCTGGGGCGTCTGGGGCTTCCTCGGCTTCCTGGGCATCTTCGCCGCGGGCGAGCTGATGCACGTGCCGGGCATGGTCTTCGTCGGCGCCGCGTCCATCGCCTACGGCCAGGCCTGGGGCATCCCCGCGGCGTACCTGGGATCGCTCGTCAGCGTCGCGGCCAGCTTCATCGTGGTCCGCGCCATCGGCGGCCAGCCGCTCGGGGACGTGCGCAAGCCCTGGATGCGAAAGGTGCTCGGGCGCCTGTCCGATCGTCCGGTCCGCACGGTGGCGCTCCTGCGCCTGGTCCTCTTCCTCGCGCCCGCCCTCAACTACGGCCTGGCGATGAGCTCGGTCCGCTTCCGCGACTACATGCTCGGCTCGGCGCTCGGCCTCTTGCTGCCCATCCCCGCGATGGTGCTGCTCTTCGACTGGCTGGCCGCGATCTTCCTCTGA
- a CDS encoding GFA family protein, which yields MSPRVAACSCGNLTARCEGAPERISVCHCLECQRRTGSVFGVQARYRADRVHPEGEHATWTRTGDAGARATFRFCPTCAATVWWTLDVFPDAVILPVGAFADPEFGAPTFSVYEARCHAWARPAHDLERMD from the coding sequence GTGAGCCCACGCGTCGCCGCGTGCAGCTGCGGCAACCTGACCGCGCGCTGTGAGGGCGCGCCCGAGCGGATCAGCGTCTGCCACTGCCTCGAATGCCAGCGCCGCACCGGCAGCGTGTTCGGCGTCCAGGCGCGCTACCGCGCCGATCGGGTCCATCCTGAAGGTGAGCACGCGACGTGGACGCGAACCGGCGACGCCGGCGCGCGCGCCACCTTCCGCTTCTGCCCCACCTGCGCCGCGACCGTGTGGTGGACGCTCGACGTGTTCCCCGACGCGGTGATCCTCCCCGTCGGCGCGTTCGCGGATCCCGAGTTCGGCGCGCCCACCTTCTCCGTCTACGAAGCGCGGTGTCACGCCTGGGCCCGCCCCGCGCACGACCTCGAGCGAATGGACTGA
- the plsX gene encoding phosphate acyltransferase PlsX: protein MVTVALDAMGSDLGPKVTVAGAAKASLGQGAPDVLLVGDEAVLRRLLLVHPHDEARIRILHAPTHVEQHDKPRDALDGAPDCSVLRAAQAVRDGHADVLVSAGNTGAVTLACARTFGRLPGVARCALGAVYPTERRRGEKNDPFSLILDAGLTLEVDAQDLVVFAVMGSAYAARISRNPTPKVALLSNGSEPSKGTEAVVDANRRLSQVRCLDFIGNIEGMDIPKGTADVVVTGGFTGNIVLKMLEGVAETVMRLGRYAGDSSLRYKAGLGLLAPAVKKLRRATDWEQYGGAPILGFDHLCIKAHGRSTERAIGNAIKVATRAARTEMVRAMRESLEELAAPEAPSSSRAQS, encoded by the coding sequence ATGGTCACCGTCGCACTCGACGCCATGGGCTCGGACCTGGGCCCGAAGGTCACCGTCGCGGGCGCGGCCAAGGCGAGCCTGGGCCAGGGCGCGCCGGACGTGCTGCTGGTGGGCGACGAGGCGGTCCTGCGGCGCCTCCTCCTGGTGCACCCCCACGACGAGGCGCGGATCCGCATCCTGCACGCGCCCACCCACGTCGAGCAGCACGACAAGCCGCGCGACGCGCTCGACGGCGCGCCCGACTGCTCGGTGCTCCGGGCCGCGCAGGCCGTCCGGGACGGTCACGCCGACGTGCTCGTGAGCGCGGGCAACACGGGAGCCGTCACCCTCGCGTGCGCGCGCACCTTCGGCCGGCTGCCGGGGGTGGCCCGCTGCGCGCTCGGCGCGGTGTACCCGACGGAGCGGCGGCGCGGCGAGAAGAACGACCCTTTCAGCCTGATCCTCGACGCCGGGCTCACCCTCGAGGTGGACGCGCAGGACCTCGTGGTCTTCGCGGTGATGGGCTCCGCCTACGCGGCGCGGATCTCGCGCAACCCCACGCCCAAGGTCGCGCTGCTGTCGAACGGGAGCGAGCCGAGCAAGGGCACCGAGGCGGTGGTCGACGCGAACCGGCGGCTCAGCCAGGTCCGGTGCCTCGACTTCATCGGCAACATCGAGGGCATGGACATCCCGAAGGGCACGGCGGACGTCGTCGTCACGGGCGGCTTCACCGGGAACATCGTGCTCAAGATGCTCGAGGGCGTGGCGGAGACGGTGATGCGGCTCGGTCGCTACGCGGGGGACAGCTCGCTGCGGTACAAGGCGGGCCTCGGGCTCCTGGCGCCCGCGGTGAAGAAGCTGCGCCGCGCGACCGACTGGGAGCAGTACGGCGGCGCGCCGATCCTCGGCTTCGATCACCTCTGCATCAAGGCGCACGGTCGGAGCACGGAGCGCGCGATCGGCAACGCGATCAAGGTCGCCACGCGGGCCGCGCGCACCGAGATGGTGCGGGCGATGCGCGAGAGCCTGGAGGAGCTGGCCGCGCCCGAAGCCCCGTCCTCGTCACGCGCGCAGAGTTGA
- a CDS encoding FG-GAP-like repeat-containing protein — protein MRALAGFALFACVLGLWSSAEAQVRFRRPYSPNYRLNYGFDNRSGGGCTDYNCGGACYDGHTGMDFGTPRGTEIRAAQSGRVSATYNGCANTGYVGNPCGGRCGNYVAVTHSDGSRTIYCHMQRDSLRVSTGASVSCGQVIGRSASSGSSSGPHLHLGYRPSPGAASRDVYSGRCGPSSTRWVEQRGYREAPGTSCSTCSPSAESCNGRDDDCDGRTDEGVTRSCSTACGSGREACSGGSWGACDAPTPSPERCNGRDDDCDGTPDSGDVCEIELLHEQPAAYAAPASTDIDGDGTADVCARGFSGVRCWPSNASGWREPIAATDWSDASGWDDVTNYATLRMGDVNGDGLADVCARANAGVFCAVSMGDSFAASTLWKDGLSDDSGWGQPDNYTTLRLGDVDGDGRDDLCARANAGVRCWLSDGATFATRIVGPEWSNDAGWGAARQYGTVRMADVNGDRRADLCGRTAAGFECWLSDGAGFPTRVEGPAWSDDNGWGNRQYWSTIRMLDVDGDGRDDVCARNSRDLSCHLSRGDGFGDAEIVAELSNESGWDDETNYATIRVGDFDGDGAEDLCARANAGMRCWARRDGAWAGLEGPAWADDVGWSRPRHYQTVRLADLNGDGLDDLCARAGAGWRCHLSDGAGFGDAIELGDMTNDGGWVEPRYWTTILSAGRACVSEMEICNAVDDDCDGVIDEASMPEVCNAMDDDCDGAVDEHATDELCNRLDDDCDGFVDEAACATADASSPVDADGGVTPGRSLRGGCGCTVAGLPQMGGVLGPMILFFLFVRDRQRRR, from the coding sequence ATGAGAGCGCTCGCCGGCTTCGCGCTCTTCGCCTGTGTCCTCGGCCTCTGGAGCTCCGCCGAGGCGCAGGTTCGCTTCCGGCGTCCGTACTCGCCGAACTACCGGCTCAACTACGGGTTCGACAACCGGAGCGGGGGCGGCTGCACCGACTACAACTGCGGCGGCGCCTGCTACGACGGCCACACGGGCATGGACTTCGGCACGCCGCGAGGCACGGAGATCCGCGCCGCGCAGTCGGGGCGGGTCAGCGCGACCTACAACGGCTGCGCGAACACCGGCTACGTCGGCAACCCCTGCGGCGGGCGCTGCGGCAACTACGTCGCGGTGACGCACTCGGATGGATCTCGCACGATTTACTGTCACATGCAGCGGGACTCCCTGCGCGTGAGCACGGGCGCGAGCGTCAGCTGCGGGCAGGTCATCGGGCGCTCGGCCTCGAGCGGGAGCAGCTCCGGGCCCCACCTCCACCTCGGCTACCGGCCGAGCCCGGGCGCGGCGTCGCGCGACGTGTACTCGGGCCGCTGCGGACCTTCCAGCACCCGCTGGGTCGAGCAGCGCGGCTACCGCGAGGCGCCGGGCACGTCGTGCAGCACCTGCAGCCCGAGCGCGGAGTCTTGCAACGGGCGCGACGACGACTGCGACGGCCGCACCGACGAGGGCGTCACGCGGAGCTGCTCGACCGCGTGCGGCAGCGGGCGCGAGGCGTGCTCGGGGGGGAGCTGGGGCGCCTGCGACGCGCCGACCCCGAGCCCCGAGCGCTGCAACGGGCGCGACGACGACTGCGACGGCACCCCCGACTCGGGCGACGTGTGCGAGATCGAGCTGCTGCACGAGCAGCCCGCCGCCTACGCCGCGCCCGCGTCGACCGACATCGACGGAGACGGAACCGCGGACGTGTGCGCGCGCGGCTTCTCGGGCGTGCGCTGCTGGCCCTCGAACGCGAGCGGGTGGCGCGAGCCCATCGCGGCCACGGACTGGAGCGACGCGAGCGGCTGGGACGACGTGACGAACTACGCGACGCTCCGCATGGGCGACGTGAACGGAGACGGGCTCGCCGACGTGTGCGCGCGGGCGAACGCGGGCGTGTTCTGCGCCGTCTCGATGGGCGACAGCTTCGCGGCCTCGACCCTCTGGAAGGACGGGCTGAGCGATGACTCGGGCTGGGGGCAGCCCGACAACTACACGACCTTGCGCCTGGGCGACGTCGACGGAGACGGGCGCGACGATCTCTGCGCGCGCGCCAACGCCGGCGTGCGCTGCTGGCTCAGCGACGGCGCCACCTTCGCGACCCGCATCGTCGGTCCGGAGTGGTCGAACGACGCGGGCTGGGGCGCGGCCCGGCAATACGGGACCGTCCGCATGGCGGACGTGAACGGGGATCGCCGGGCCGACCTCTGCGGACGCACCGCGGCGGGCTTCGAGTGCTGGCTCTCCGACGGCGCCGGCTTCCCCACCCGCGTCGAGGGCCCCGCCTGGAGCGACGACAACGGCTGGGGCAACCGTCAGTACTGGAGCACCATCCGCATGCTCGACGTGGACGGCGACGGACGCGACGACGTCTGCGCCCGCAACTCGAGGGATCTGTCCTGTCACCTCTCGCGCGGCGACGGCTTCGGCGACGCGGAGATCGTGGCCGAGCTGTCCAACGAGTCCGGCTGGGACGACGAGACCAACTACGCGACGATCCGCGTCGGCGACTTCGACGGGGACGGGGCGGAGGACCTCTGCGCCCGCGCCAACGCGGGCATGCGCTGCTGGGCGCGCCGTGACGGGGCATGGGCCGGCCTCGAGGGCCCGGCGTGGGCCGACGACGTGGGCTGGAGCCGCCCGCGCCACTACCAGACGGTGCGGCTCGCCGACCTGAACGGAGACGGCCTCGACGACCTCTGCGCGCGCGCGGGCGCCGGGTGGCGCTGCCACCTCTCGGACGGCGCCGGCTTCGGGGACGCGATCGAGCTGGGCGACATGACGAACGACGGCGGCTGGGTCGAGCCACGTTACTGGACGACGATCCTCAGCGCGGGCCGCGCCTGCGTCTCCGAGATGGAGATCTGCAACGCGGTCGACGACGACTGCGACGGCGTGATCGACGAGGCCTCGATGCCCGAGGTGTGCAACGCGATGGATGACGACTGCGACGGCGCGGTCGACGAGCACGCCACGGACGAGCTCTGCAATCGCCTCGACGACGACTGCGACGGATTCGTGGACGAGGCGGCGTGCGCGACGGCCGACGCGTCGAGCCCCGTGGACGCAGACGGAGGCGTGACGCCAGGCCGCTCCCTGCGCGGCGGCTGCGGCTGCACCGTGGCGGGCTTGCCCCAGATGGGCGGCGTGCTGGGCCCGATGATCCTGTTCTTCTTGTTCGTCCGGGACCGCCAGCGGAGGCGCTGA
- a CDS encoding DUF4202 domain-containing protein, with protein sequence MAIEMMDRFQRAIATIDAMHAQDPEHELAHHEAMPAELAYAERMTEALEALRPDAPEALKLAIRAQHLMRWTLPREDYPQGKEGYHAWRTEQLKRHARRAGDAMAEAGYEEAEIERVKALIQKRRIKSDPDAQALEDAACLVFLENQLAEFAEDKDEGQLVEILRKTWAKMSPRGRELALAREMDPAARRLVDRALEGASG encoded by the coding sequence ATGGCGATCGAGATGATGGACCGTTTTCAGCGCGCGATCGCGACCATCGACGCCATGCACGCCCAGGATCCCGAGCACGAGCTCGCGCATCACGAGGCGATGCCCGCGGAGCTGGCCTACGCAGAGCGCATGACCGAGGCGCTCGAGGCCCTCCGACCCGACGCGCCCGAGGCGTTGAAGCTGGCCATCCGCGCCCAGCACCTGATGCGCTGGACGCTCCCACGTGAGGACTACCCGCAGGGCAAGGAGGGGTATCACGCATGGCGCACCGAGCAGCTGAAGCGCCACGCGCGCCGCGCCGGAGACGCGATGGCCGAGGCCGGCTACGAGGAGGCCGAGATCGAGCGGGTGAAGGCCCTGATCCAGAAGCGGCGCATCAAGTCCGATCCCGACGCGCAGGCGCTCGAGGACGCGGCGTGCCTCGTGTTCCTCGAGAACCAGCTCGCGGAGTTCGCCGAGGACAAGGACGAAGGGCAGCTCGTCGAGATCCTGCGCAAGACGTGGGCGAAGATGAGCCCTCGCGGGCGGGAGCTGGCGCTGGCGCGCGAGATGGATCCAGCCGCACGTCGTCTGGTCGACAGGGCGCTCGAGGGAGCGTCGGGGTGA
- a CDS encoding ATP-binding protein translates to MAITEADLEECASEPIHLIGALRPTGCLLAVTGPELRVVSASRNVRELLDRGVDDVLGRPLRELVAKRCGAGLAADIEALGAAPSRLLRRYEWSPGRVAATFLHREIETSRVILEVGLAPDPVSELTDRFHAQIDVHDFDAAADLSRLMDLTARRIRNLTGYDRVMVYRFQDDGSGHVAAEAKRADLGSFLGLHYPAADIPEQARRLFVLNRVRVIEDIDYTAEPVVGEPLDLSGSMYRAVSPVHLRYLKNMGVRSSLAISLVRDDELWGLVACHHETARAVPPSLVSLTHLLSQMLSVLAERQERIEQAEIASRCRRRMQAVVEGLTPGEGLFSTLSEQLDALMAVPSASGFALVVGQQIRTTGTVPPQALITSIASWLASERRPLFWTRSLSRDYPPAASHRESAAGLAALRLDPAGTSWALWFRRESVAKVTWAGDPDEELSRGPDGRLMPRGSFEAWRAETRGKSDAWDEGELAALAPLKHLAAQSMQAPPAAATHLLGAATDPVIILDRAGTIVDWNAALDLHLPSRFARQAPIDEGLELPAAVPTTQLLDAALRGDVWVGEARVRDESERVFEAALVPVAAGEETPEQVALVLRDVSERKQLEAQLQHAQRMEAIGQLTGGLAHNFNNLLAVIMGSADLALDAVGPDHPAAQDIEAILNTCDDAAKIVRDLMAFARREPVSESHADAVRCVRKTARLLRRTLPSRIALRLDVPDDDDVLLVGVGAHQLEQVVMNLAINARDAIGEEGQITLRAFTTYLDGERARTRNLAAGTYVSLEVIDTGSGIPESLTDRIFDPFFTTKSETGGTGLGLSSCYGIASQHGGCITVRSTEGRGSVFSVMLPVPASEPAGRGGDVTATHPGDRLLVVDDDPQVRGMIARLLRREGYEVLEAEDGLEALEKLEAGEVIDAMITDQVMPGMSGVELAERVRERHPGLPILLVSGHTFEWPRAELRLPLLRKPFDASQLRRALAALESGVVESGE, encoded by the coding sequence ATGGCGATCACCGAAGCTGACCTGGAGGAGTGCGCCTCCGAGCCTATCCATCTCATCGGCGCGCTGCGCCCGACTGGGTGCCTTCTCGCGGTCACGGGGCCCGAGCTGCGCGTGGTCTCGGCGAGCCGCAACGTGCGCGAGCTGCTCGACCGCGGCGTGGACGACGTGCTCGGGAGACCGCTCCGGGAGCTCGTCGCCAAGCGCTGCGGGGCGGGGCTCGCGGCCGACATCGAGGCGCTGGGGGCCGCTCCGTCTCGACTGCTCCGACGCTACGAGTGGAGCCCCGGGCGCGTCGCGGCGACCTTCCTCCACCGCGAGATCGAGACGAGTCGCGTCATCCTCGAGGTGGGCCTCGCGCCGGATCCGGTGAGCGAGCTGACCGATCGCTTCCATGCGCAGATCGACGTGCATGACTTCGACGCGGCCGCCGATCTCTCTCGGCTCATGGATCTGACCGCGCGCCGCATCCGTAACCTCACCGGCTACGACCGCGTGATGGTCTACCGATTCCAGGACGACGGCTCGGGCCACGTCGCGGCGGAGGCCAAGCGAGCCGACCTCGGCAGCTTCCTCGGCCTGCACTACCCGGCCGCCGACATCCCCGAGCAGGCGAGGCGGCTGTTCGTGCTCAACCGTGTGCGCGTGATCGAGGACATCGACTACACGGCGGAGCCCGTCGTCGGGGAGCCGCTCGACCTGTCTGGCTCGATGTATCGCGCGGTGTCGCCCGTCCATCTCCGCTACCTGAAGAACATGGGCGTGCGGTCGAGCCTCGCCATCAGCCTGGTGCGGGACGACGAGCTCTGGGGGCTCGTGGCCTGTCACCACGAGACGGCTCGCGCGGTGCCTCCCTCGCTCGTCTCGCTCACCCACCTCCTCTCGCAGATGCTCTCCGTGCTCGCCGAGCGCCAGGAGCGCATCGAGCAGGCGGAGATCGCGTCCCGGTGCCGTCGACGCATGCAAGCGGTGGTGGAGGGGTTGACCCCGGGAGAGGGGCTCTTCAGCACGCTCTCGGAGCAGCTCGACGCGCTGATGGCCGTCCCCTCCGCCTCCGGGTTCGCGCTGGTGGTGGGCCAGCAGATCCGGACCACGGGGACCGTCCCGCCCCAGGCGCTCATCACCTCGATCGCGTCCTGGCTCGCGTCCGAGCGACGGCCGCTCTTCTGGACCCGGTCCCTCTCGCGTGACTACCCGCCCGCGGCGTCCCATCGAGAGAGCGCGGCGGGGCTCGCGGCGCTGCGCCTCGATCCCGCGGGCACGTCGTGGGCGCTCTGGTTCCGTCGCGAGAGCGTCGCGAAGGTGACCTGGGCGGGCGATCCCGACGAGGAGCTGTCCCGCGGTCCCGACGGGCGGCTGATGCCACGCGGGTCCTTCGAAGCCTGGCGCGCCGAGACGCGGGGCAAGAGCGACGCGTGGGACGAGGGGGAGCTGGCCGCGCTGGCCCCTCTCAAGCATCTCGCCGCGCAGTCGATGCAGGCGCCCCCCGCCGCCGCGACGCATCTCCTGGGCGCCGCGACCGACCCGGTGATCATCCTGGATCGCGCGGGCACGATCGTGGACTGGAACGCGGCTCTCGATCTCCACCTCCCCTCCCGCTTCGCGCGCCAGGCACCCATCGATGAGGGGCTGGAGCTTCCGGCCGCGGTGCCGACGACCCAGCTCCTCGACGCGGCGCTGCGTGGCGACGTGTGGGTAGGCGAGGCGCGCGTGCGCGACGAATCCGAGCGGGTCTTCGAGGCCGCCCTCGTCCCCGTCGCGGCGGGCGAAGAGACCCCCGAGCAGGTGGCGCTCGTGCTCCGCGACGTCAGCGAGCGCAAGCAGCTCGAGGCCCAGCTCCAGCACGCGCAGCGCATGGAGGCGATCGGGCAGCTGACCGGAGGCCTGGCCCACAACTTCAACAACCTGCTCGCGGTGATCATGGGCTCGGCCGATCTCGCGCTCGATGCGGTGGGGCCCGACCACCCCGCGGCGCAGGACATCGAAGCCATCCTCAACACCTGCGACGACGCGGCAAAGATCGTCCGCGATCTGATGGCGTTCGCGCGCCGGGAGCCGGTCAGCGAGTCGCACGCCGACGCGGTGCGCTGCGTGCGCAAGACGGCGCGCCTCCTGCGGCGGACGCTCCCCTCCAGGATCGCGCTGCGCCTCGATGTCCCCGACGACGACGACGTGCTCCTGGTGGGCGTGGGCGCGCACCAGCTGGAGCAGGTGGTGATGAACCTCGCGATCAACGCGCGCGACGCGATCGGCGAGGAGGGGCAGATCACCTTGCGAGCCTTCACGACCTACCTCGACGGCGAGCGGGCGCGCACGCGCAACCTCGCCGCCGGCACGTACGTCTCGCTGGAGGTGATCGACACTGGGTCCGGCATCCCCGAGTCGCTGACCGATCGCATCTTCGACCCGTTCTTCACGACCAAGAGCGAGACCGGAGGCACCGGGCTGGGGCTGTCGAGCTGCTACGGCATCGCGAGCCAGCACGGCGGCTGCATCACGGTCCGCAGCACGGAGGGGCGCGGCAGCGTGTTCTCCGTGATGCTCCCGGTTCCCGCCTCCGAGCCGGCCGGTCGCGGCGGCGACGTCACCGCGACGCACCCCGGCGACAGGCTGCTCGTGGTCGACGACGATCCGCAGGTCCGAGGCATGATCGCGAGGCTCCTGCGGCGCGAAGGCTACGAGGTGCTCGAGGCGGAGGATGGGCTCGAGGCGCTCGAGAAGCTCGAGGCGGGAGAGGTCATCGACGCGATGATCACCGACCAGGTGATGCCCGGCATGAGCGGCGTCGAGCTCGCCGAGCGCGTGCGGGAGCGGCACCCGGGGCTGCCGATCCTCCTCGTCTCGGGTCACACGTTCGAGTGGCCGCGCGCGGAGCTGAGGCTCCCGCTCCTCCGCAAGCCCTTCGACGCGTCGCAGCTGCGCCGCGCGCTCGCGGCGCTCGAGTCGGGCGTGGTCGAGTCCGGGGAGTAG